A single genomic interval of Helianthus annuus cultivar XRQ/B chromosome 13, HanXRQr2.0-SUNRISE, whole genome shotgun sequence harbors:
- the LOC118485709 gene encoding extensin-like — MEHSKECDTTTAIAAAVTTVVAVTHFGRHHHPPPPQLSPATTHLHPSRHPPPPLPTVTHHPHLRPRRHSPPPTTPDTTTPQLPPTPASAVSRHPPPPPTTTVVVTHHRPCHPTPSLSPPLTSAPATTHRCHTLSPPPTIATIATNHHPPPPTTVFVYSFLPNNTK; from the exons atggagcattccaagGAAT GCGACACCACTACTGCCATAGCTGCCGCCGTGACTACTGTCGTCGCCGTCACCCATTTCGgtcgccaccaccacccacctccaccccAGCTGTCTcccgccaccacccacctccaccctAGTCGTCACCCACCTCCGCCGTTACCAACCGTCACCCACCATCCACACCTCCGCCCCCGCCGTCACTCGCCACCACCCACAACCCCTGACACCACCACACCACAGTTGCCACCCACCCCCGCCTCCGCCGTCAgccgccacccacctccaccaccgaccaccaccgtCGTCGTCACCCACCATCGTCCCTGTCACCCAACACCATCGTTGTCGCCACCACTTACCTCTGCCCCCGCCACCACCCACCGCTGCCATACATTGTCACCACCTCCGACCATCGCTACCATTGCCACCaatcaccacccaccaccaccgactACCGTCTTCGTCTATTCTTTCCTTCCAAACaacacaaagtaa